The sequence below is a genomic window from Serratia nevei.
ATTTTCACGGCTTTTGCGCCAGCGCAAGAACGCCGTATATCCCTGGGTGTTTACACCAGATAATTATTTGATTTAGAACAAAAAATAAACAATAAAGACACAAATACTTTACACTTGCGGCGGCGCCGGCTCAATCCGTCCATACAAAAACAAGGGAAATAGAGGCGCTCCGACGACGGCTAGCGGGAAGTATAGGCGGGATAAGGGAAAGCCAGCGGGGAAACAGCGAGATGAACAACACAGTCTGCAGAAAAGCACGAGGCGGCCTGCGCCGCCCCGATGCCGTCATTATTTACGGGCCAGCAGCAGCCCCAGCACCAGCCCGACGGTGGCGCCGATACCTACGCTGTGCCAGGGTTTATCCCGCACGTAGTCGTCGGTGCGATGTACCGCTTCTTTGGCGCGCGCGTAGTAGGATTCACCGGTGTTCGCCCAGCGCGCCTTGACCTCACTCAGCGCCTGCTCGGCGTGCGACTTGATGTCGACGTAAGCCTGATCCGCGCGATCGCCGGTGTATTGCAGCACTTCTTCCAGCGTCTCGGTCAGCATTCTCAGATCGTCATCCAGCGTAGTTTGCTCAGCATCCGTATGTCTTGCCATCGTGAGATCTCCGTGGTTGAAAAATTAAGCGTTCCTACACTATAGACAAGGATCGCCGCCTGCGGCCATCGGACTTTTACCCTAAAACACCAATTGCACCTTGGCGGCCTGGCGCTTATCGCCGGCAAACTCCAGCGCCTGCGCCAGCTGCCCGCTGGCGAACTCCGCCGACAGCAACGGCAGCGGATCGACCACGCCGTCGGCCAGCCACGCCACCGCCAGCGCAAACTCCGCCACGAAGCGGAAGGATCCGAGCAGGTTCAACTCCTTGGCGATCAACAACATCAGCGGGAAATCGGGAAAGCTGCCACCCATGCCCACCTGCACCACGGTGCCTTTGGCGCGGGTGATCTCCAGACAGCGCTGCAGCGACTGCGGATGCCCCGCCACTTCGAAGGCGACGTCGAAATACCCCTTGCCCTGCTGATAATCGCTAACATCGTCGTCCGCGGCATGCAGGCACCGATCGGCCCCCATTTGCCTGGCGATCGCCAGGCAGCGCGGGCTGAGATCGGCACAGACAATCTCGGCGGCGCCCAGCGCTTTCAGCGCCGCCACCAACAGGCAGCCGATCGGGCCGACGCCGGACACGAAGACCTTTTTTCCCGTCACGTCGCCGGGCTGTTTCGCTGCGTGGATCGCCACCGCCAGCGGTTCGGCGAACACCATCACCCTGTCGTCGCGATCGGCGCCGTAAGGGACACACTGCGCGCTATCCACCACTTTGTATTGGGTAAAAGCGCCGTCAACGTGCGGAAAATACATCGCGCTGCCGAAAAAACGCATCTCGACGCATTGATTGCTTTGCTGCGCCAGACAGTATTTGCACTGCCCGCAGGGTTTGCTGGGATTGAGCGCCACCTTCTGCCCGACCGGCAGCCGCGGTGAATCGCTGGCGACCACCTCGCCGATCACCTCATGGCCCAGCACCATCGGCTGACGCACCTGAAAATTGCCGACCTTGCCTTCCTGAAAGTAATGCAGATCCGAGCCGCAGATACCGCCGCGGCTGATTTTCACCAGCGTTCCCTGCCCCCGGTAATCCACTTCTTGCGCGATCACCGCCACGTCTCGTTTGCCATTGACCACGCAGGACTGAGTTTGAATTTTCATCTCAAGACTCCACGAAAAAAAGTTACACCGCCGCCGACATGCCGCCATCGACAAACAGCAGCTGCCCGTTGACGAAAGCGGAGGCGTCGGCGGCCAGGAACACCGCCGCGCCGATCAGCTCCTGCGGATCGCCCCAGCGCGCGGCGGGTGTGCGTTGGGTCAGCCAGGCGGTGAAGGCCGGATCGTCGGCCAGCGTCTGCGTCATCTCGGTTTTGAAATAGCCGGGGGCAATGCCGTTGACCTGAATGTTGTAGCGTGCCAGCTCCACGCACATGCCGCGCGTCAGCATTTTCACCGCCCCCTTGGACGCCGCATAAGGGGTGATGGTGTCCCGCCCCAGCTCGCTTTGCATCGAGCCGATGTTGACTATCTTGCCGCGCCGGCGCGGCACCATGTAACGCGCCACGGTTTGCGACACGATGAAGACCGCCTTCTGGTTGACGGCGATGATGTCGTCCCAGTCTTGCTCCGGAAACTCGGTGAACGGGTGGCGGCGCTGGATGCCGGCGTTGTTGATCAAGACGTCAATCGCGCCGATATCCGCTTCGATACGGTCGATGGCGGCCTGCACCGCCTGGGAATCGGTGACGTCGAACGCCGCCGCATCGGCACGCAGGCCCTCTTCGCGCAGGCGCTCGGCGGCGTGCCGGGCATGTTCTTCGGTGGTGGCGTTGACCAGAATATGTGCGCCTTGCTGCGCCAGGCCGCGCGCCAGCAGAAAACCGATGCCGCGCGAGGCGCCGGTGATCAAGACGATTTTGTTATCCAGTGAAAACAGATTGTTCATGGTGATTCCCGGCCATCAGGCCTCCAATCGGACAGGCCTCTATCTCAGCCGATTGTTACCGGTAAAAACGTGATGGAAATCACTGAAAATCATGTTACGAAACCCTGTTACCCTTAACGTGATCTCACGCAGGCAGCACGCGGGTAAAAATCAGCTATCCGATTGAAAAATGGCTATTTTCAATAGAGGTGCATTCATTGTTATCGCCAAATCGATTTGTTAACATACCGCTATCCGCCCTTGCCGCGCCGCCCGTGAAGGCCACCGAATGAAACACCCCCGCGTTACGCTACAGGACATCGCACAATTGGCCGGCGTGACCAAAATGACCGTCAGCCGCTTCCTGCGCACGCCGGAAAAAGTGGCGGCCGGCACCGCCGAACGCATTGCGCAGGTCATGCGGGAGCTGAACGTCACCGGCGCCGATGCCGCACAGGCCGGCAGAAAACCGCGTCTCGGCGTGCTGATCCCCTCTTTCAACAACCAGATCTTCGCCGATCTGCTGGCCGGCATCGAATCCGTTACCCAAGCACGGGGTTACCAAACGCTGGTGATGAACTACGATTACAGCCCGCAACGGGAAGAAGAGCAGATCGCGCAGCTGTTGAGCTACCCGATCGCCGGGCTGATCCTCACCGATTCTGCGCATACCTTGCGCGCAGAGACCTACCTCGGCGCCGCCAAAATCCCCCTCGCGCAGGTGATGGATCTCGACGCGCCGCCGGGGCGGATTGCGGTGGGGTTCGATAATGAACAGGCGGGGTATGACATGACCGAAGCGCTGCTCGCCAGCGGCAAACGGCATATCGTTTACTTTGGCGCCATGTCGGACGCCCGCGACAATAAACGCTATCGGGGGTACTGCCGCGCCATGGCGGCTCAGGGGCAAATGCCGCGTCAGATCGCGCCGCATCGGGTCTCTTCGGTTTCGATCGGCGCCGACATGCTGGCGATGGCGCGCGAACGCTACCCGCAGCTCGACGGTATCCTGTGCACCAACGACGATCTGGCAGTGGGCGTGTTGCAGGCCTGTCTGCGTCTCGGCGTGCGCGTGCCGCAAGAGGTTGCGTTATCGGGATTTCACGGCCTGGATATTGGCCAGGCGACCACGCCGAGCATCGCCAGCGTGATCACGCCGCGCTTTGACATGGGGAAAACCGCCGCCGAAATGCTGCTGTTGCGGATCGCGGGCGAACCTTGCGCCGAGCGCCACGATCTGCATTACCGCCTCTCACTCGGCGGCACCGTTTGAGCCGGCATTCGAGCCCATCGGCGGCGTAGCGCGGGCTTTTTCGCTGCGCGCCGCCCACCACAAACCGCTGTTTTTCATCGCATAGCCGAACAGCAGGCCCACCAGCAGGGAAAGCGTCACCAGCGGCCAATCACCGCCGCCGGCGAAGGTCGCGCAGGCGCCGATAAAGGTGCCGGGCACGAACCCCAGCCACTGCTGTTTAGCCTGAATGCACATCAGGAATGCCACGACGCCGGTCAGCAGATACCCCAAGAGATTCCACTGCGGCGCCAGTTCGCTGCCGTGGATGATCGCCATTGCCCAGAAGACGCCGCTGCAGCAGGTCAACGCGCCGATCACCAGCCCTTTCAACCCACCCTGCGGGCAGGCGAAATACGCCGTGCAGCCGAGAAAACCGGCCCAACCGATCAGCCCCAGGCTGACGGCAACCCAGCCCCACACGCCGGAGAGGATCCCGGTAGTAACGGCAATGGCGAAAAGAACGTTCATAAAGCGACCCGCGGCAAAAAGAAAGCGCGCAGTTTACCCGAAAGCCGGTCATTTCATGTGATTAAAATCACAATATAAATGCAATTAAAGAATAATTAATTAAATAAAAGAGACTTCAATCACAAAACTATTAACGTGGGAACCCAGCACGTACCGTCATCCATGCCAACAACAGGCATACCGTGGTGCTGCTCAGGAACAGCAGATGGGTTGCCTGCTGTAGATCGACACGGTCGACCACGATCCCCAGCAAGATAGGCACCCAGTTGGCGATATAAGCGATAACGTAAAACAGCGAAAGCAAACGTGCATGGCTGGCCGGCGGCGAAATCAGGTTTACCAGGGTCGCGCTGCCAACGAAAATGGCGCCGTAAGCATAGCCGGCCACCACCAGCCCCGCAGCCGCCAGCCACAGTGAATGCCACTGGATCGCCACGGCGAATACCACCGCCGCCAGCACCTGCGCCAGGCAACCGAACAACAGCGAATGGCGGGCGTTAAGGCGGCGGCTCAGGATCTGGCTGATACCGGCGATCAACAGATAAACCGCAATCGCATAGCCAAAGACGCCTCGAGCGTGCAGGCCTAACAGCGTTTCCGCCACGCTGGGGCCGATAGCCAAAATGCTGGCGGCCAGGGCCCAACAGATAAACAGCGCCCCGGCACAGACATAGAATTTACCGCCGGTGGCGCGCAGGCCATCGAGCAGCGAGCTTTTTTCTGTCGCAGCCGGCGTAGCATGGGTCGGCGCCGTAACCACGCCACGCGGCCACGAGAACATCACGCCCAACGCAGCCACGGCGGCAATGACCATGATGAAAACGAACGGCAGCGTCGTGGGATGAAAACCGGTCTGCAAAGCGATGCCGCTGAAGATCGGGCCCAGCGCCAATCCTGTGGTAAAGGACAACGTGGCGATCAGCGCGGCGTTTTTACCGCCGTCTCGTGGCCCAAAACGCACCAACGCGATGTTTGCCGCACCGGTCAATGCCCCGGTGCCCACCCCGGCTAACAGTCGCGCCATGAGCATCATGGCAAAGGTATCAGCCCGCGCGAACAGCAGCGCACCGCTCAACACCACCAGCAATGCCGGCACGATCATGCTGCGCAAATCCTTCACTTTGCCGGACAGATTGCCGACGCCGAACAAAGCGATCAGCACGCCGGCGGCGTAAGCGCCGTAAACAACGGTCAGGCTGACGGAGCTCAGCGCAAGCTGCTGCTGATACAGCGGATACAGCGGCGTCGGCGCACTGCTGTTCAGCAATGCCGACATCAGTGCCAATGCCAGGAACAATAGAATACCCATGCGCGATGCCTGCGCGTTTTTCGGCACCGTGTCCTGGATGGCGGTATTTTCTGACATGCTTTAACTCCCAAAGTCGGCAGGTGGCGGCCTGCCATCGACGTTTTTCCTCACCCGACGAGCCGGGAACGGCGCTTATCATAGCGTTACGGCGACGGGCGAAGTATCGTCAAGAATGAATCACCCTGATGCATTCTTGCATCACCGGAGAAATAACCGCCGATGTGCAGGCCGTTAACCGTCTTTGTCTCCCCCCGGACGGAACAACGCTTTATGATAGAAACCGTTATTGTTCGCCTGGCTTGGCCCGAGCCCCACGGTGCCGACAAATCTGCAGAGAGGAAATGGCATGATGAATTGGGACGACGCGCGCTTCTTTTTGGCCGTCGCACGCTGTGGCACGCTACGCAAAGCCGCCAGCCAGCTGCATGTCGATCAGGCGACCGTCGGTCGACGGCTGTCCGCTTTCGAAGATGCGCTCGGCTCCAAGCTGTTTATCCGCACGCCGAAATCCTTCGCCCTCAGCCCGCTGGGGGAGGAAATGCTGGCGGACGTGATGAAGATGGAAAATGCGGTGCAGGCGATCAACCGTAAAGCCGCCAGCGGTGACGAAAGCCTGAACGGCAACGTGCGCATCGCCACCACCGACACCCTGGCCGAAGCCTTCGTGATGCCGGCGCTGCAAGATCTGCGGGAACGCTACCCCGCCATCACCGTCACGCTGTTAACGGCGCTGAACATCGCAGATATCTCTTACCACGGCGCAGATCTGGCGATCCGCGGCGCCCGCCCCGATGACGATGAGCTGATCATCAAACGCTTAGCCACCATCGAAATGGGTCTGTACGCCTCTCAGCACTACCTGGCGCGGCGCGGCATGCCGGTCAGGGGCGAGCAGCTGCGCGGCCACGATCTGCTGATGTTCCCGCGCGAGCTGGTGCCGCGCCACTGGAACAATTTCTGCGGCGAGGCTCTGCACGAGCCCAACGTCGTGCTGCAATGCAATTCGCAGCTGCTGCTGCGCTCCGCCACCCGCAGCGGGCTGGGCATCGGCCTGCTCTCCGCGTTTTTGGCGGACAAAGACCCGGAGCTGGTGCGCCTGCTCCCGGAGAACAAAGACTGGGTGGATATCTGGCTGGTGCTGCATCCCGATTTGCAACGCGCCGCCCGCGTGCGCGCGGTGGTGCAGGCGCTGGAAACGTCGTTTAGCGCCCATTACGGCTGAGTGCCGACACGTGGAGAAACATCGCTGATGTCTCACGTATCCTTCTTCGTCCAAGATTGAAATAATAAGATATAAAGCTTATTATCTAATCACTGCACAGGACGTGCATTCGGCCCGAGGGAACAATGGCAAAGATCAGCTGGTCACGTAAAGCACTGAAACAATTGATGACACTGCCTTCTCAGAACCGGTTGGCCATTGCGCACAAGGTTGAACTCTTGGGCACTTTCCCGACCGTCAGACTGGACATTAAAAAGCTGCACGGTACCGATAACCAGTACCGTCTACGCGCAGGGAACTACCGCATTATTTTTGAGATCGTCGATGATGAACCTGTCGTGTGCCTGATTCAGCAGGTAAAACGCAGAACATCGACAACTTATTGAAAGTCAGAGGTATGCCGAATGGCGAAGTTACAGTATATCCATGATGACTCCGGCCAGCCGCTCTATGTGGTATTGCCGCTCGATGAGTATAAAAGGCTTGTGAGACAGCAAGAGGACTACGAGCCTCTTCCCTACCATGCCGATAAGCATGATGATGAAACCGTCCCCCATGAAGTCGTTTCCATCATGCTGGATCAAGACGTCAGCTTGATTGCCGCTTGGCGAATTTTCCGTGGCCTCTCGCAATACGATGTAGCGGAAAAATTGGGCACGACACAATCCGCCGTTTCCCAATGGGAAGCCCCTCACTCGAAACCACAAAAGAAAACCCGGGAAAAGCTGGCTGTCCTCTATCGCTGCCAACCGGCACAAATGACGTTGTAATAGCTTCTTTCCCCCGCCCATAAAAAAAGGTCGCCGAAGCGACCTTTTTACCGTCTGAAGCGTTATCAGAACGTCGGCTGAGCCATCTGCACCAGCGAAATCAGCGGCTGCGGATAGACGCCCAACAGCAGCACCAGCGCGGCTGAGATCAGCACCACGACGCCACCGGCGGTCAACGCCCAGTTGTTCGGGGTATCGCGCTGCAGCGATTCCGGCGCGCTGAGGAACAGGCTGACGGTCACGCGCAGGTAGTAGTACAGGCCGATGGCGCTGCCTACCACGACTGCGCCGGTCAGCCACCACAGGTGTGCGCTGACGCCCATCGCGATCACGAAGAACTTACCGATAAAGCCCAGCGTCATCGGGATACCGGCCAGCGACAGCATCATCACCGTCATCACCGCGGACAAGATTGGCTTGTGCCAGAACAGACCACGGTAAGAGAACAGCGAATCCGCATCCGGGCCGCGGTACGGGCTGGACATCAGGCTGACCACGCCGAAGGCGCCCAGGCTGCTGAACAGGTAACCGGCCAGGTAAACGCCGGCGGTTTCCAGCGACAGCTGATGGGTTTGCACCGCAATCAGCGCCACCAGCAGGTAGCCCAGGTGAGCGATCGACGAGTAGCCCAGCAGACGCTTGATGTTGGTCTGGCTGATGGCCATCAGGTTACCGAACAAGATAGAGCAGAACGCGATGATCGACAGCACCATGCGCAGCGCTTCGTTGTCGGCGGCCGGGGCATACAGGAACAGACGCATCACGACCGCGAAGATCGCGATCTTGCTGGCGGTCGCCAGGAAGGTCGAGACCGGCGCAGGCGCGCCCTGATACACGTCCGGCGTCCACAGTTGGAACGGCACCAGCGACAGCTTGAAGCCCAGACCGACGATCATCATGCCCATACCGGCCAGGATCAGCGGCTGGTGCATCATGTTTTCCTGCAGGCTCTTGCCGAGGCCGGCCAGCGACAGATCGCCGGACTCGGCATACAGCAGCGCCATGCCGAACAGCAGGAACGACGACGCGGCGGCGGACAGCAGCATGTACTTGATGGCGGCTTCCAGCGGGCGCTTCTGGCGGTAGGCGTAGCCCACCAGGCCGAACAGCGGCAGCGAGATCAGCTCGATACCGATGAACAGCGAAGCCAGATGGTTGGCGCTCGCCAGCAGGATGCCCCCCATGGCGGCGATCAGCACCAGCAGGTAGAACTCTTCGCGGTTATCCGGATAGCCGACCAGCCACGGATACGCGAAGGTGCAGGTCGCCAGACTCGCCAGCAGCACCAGCCCGGTGTAGAACATCGAGTAACCGTCAACCCGCAGCAGCGGGGTGACGTCCATTGGGCCTGCCTGGCCGACAAAGTACAGCGAAAGCAGCGCCAGGTTGAGACCGATCACGGTCAGGGTGGCGTTGATAAAGTGGTCGCGTCGCCACGCAATGCCTAGCATCACAACCACCACCGTCAATCCGACGATCAACAGCGGCAGCAGTGCGATCAGTTGTTGAGGAGTTATTGTCATGGCGAATTACGGCCTTGTTGTTGAAATTGCTGAAACTGACGAACCAAACCAGTGTTGCACGTTGCTCATCGCCGCGTTGGAAGTATCCAGAATCGGCTGCGGGTAAACCCCCAGCAGAACCAGCAACACCACCAGCAGCAGAATGATGAACAGCTCGCGCGCGGTCATGCCCTGCAGCGGCTGGTCGGATTTAGGCGCACCGTAATAAGCGCGCTGCATCATGATCAGCGAGTAAACCGAAGCGAACACCAGACCGAAGGTAGAAATCACGGTGATCACAGGCACCACCTGGTAGCTGCCGAACAGAATCATGAATTCGCCGACGAAGTTACCGGTACCCGGCATCCCCAGCGTAGCCACGGCGAAGAACAGCGACAGCGCAGGGATGAACTTGATCCGCCCCCACAGGCCGCCCATCTGACGCATGTCGCGGGTATGCAGACGCTCATACAGCTGGCCGCAGATGATAAACATACCGGCGGCGGACAGACCGTGCGCGATCATCTGGATCACTGCGCCCTGGTAAGCCAGCTGGCTGCCGGTGTAGATGGCGATCAGCACGAAGCCCATGTGCGAAACCGAGGTGTAGGCGATAAGACGCTTGATGTCGGTCTGCGCGAACGCCATCCAGGCGCCGTAGAAGATGCCGATCACGCCCAGCCACATGGCGATTGGCGCAAACTCGTGCGAAGCCTCAGGGAACAGCGGCAGGCTGAAACGCAGCAGGCCGTAGGCCGCCGTTTTCAGCAAGATGCCCGCCAGGTCGACGGAACCTGCGGTCGGTGCCTGGCTGTGCGCGTCCGGCAACCAGCCGTGCAGCGGCACCACCGGCATTTTCACCGCAAAGGCGATGAAGAAGCCCAGCATCAACAGATATTGCACGTTGTGGGACATCGGCGTTTGCAGCAGGTCTTCGTAATCGAAGGTCCACACGCCGGTCGCGTTGTAGTGCACGAACACCAGGCCCAGGATCGCAATCAGCATCACCAGACCGCTGGCCTGGGTGTAGATGAAGAACTTGGTCGCCGCGGTGATACGGGTTTTACCGTCCGACGCCTTGTGGCCCCACAGCGCGATCAGGAAGTACATCGGCACCAACATCATTTCCCAGAAGAAGAAGAACAGGAACATGTCGATGGCGAGGAACACGCCGATAACGCCGCCCAGGATCCACAGCAGGTTGAGGTGGAAGAAGCCCTGATACTTCTGGATTTCACGCCAGGAACAGAGGATCGCCAGCACGCCCAGCAGACCGGTCAACACCACCATCAGCAGCGACAAGCCGTCCAGCGCCAGGTGGATGGAGATGCCGAAGCGCGGGATCCACGGCAGCAGGAATTCGCTCTGCCACTGCGGAATGCCTTTCGGCGTGGTCAAGGTATAGCCGCCCTGCATCCACAGCTGCAGAGAGAGCGCCAACGTCAGCCCCATTGCGATCAGCGCTATCCAGCGCGGCACCTTAGTACCGAAGCGCTCAAGCTGCCAGCACAGCAGACCGCCGATAAAGGGGATAAGAATTAGCCAAGGTAATAGCATGGCGTTTTGTGTCCCTTATACGAATAATTTCAAACTTTGTACGTAGCGCCTGCCCGGCGCTACGCCCGAAAAATGCGTCTGTTTAAATTATTCAATTAAACCAAAATCAACAGAGCCAATACGACCACTGCACCCACACCCATAGACGCTATATACCAACGCACCTGACCGTTCTCGCTCACCGTCAGACCGCGGTTCCCCCAGCGGGAGAAGACGGCCGGCAGGTTCATCAGCGAGTTCAGCGGATCGCGCTGCAGCAGCTTCGCAATGCCCAGGTACGGCTTGACGAACACTTTGTCATACAGCCAGTCGAAGCCCCAGGCATGGAACCACCAGGTCGAGAAGAAACGCCCCGGCGCGCTGTTGGCGATGCTGTTGACCAGGCTGCGTTTGCCCAGCCACAGCGCGGCCGCCAGCAGAATGCCGACGATAGCTACCACGCCGGAGGTGATTTCAAGCGTCAGCACGCTGCCGTGCGCCAGCTCGGTCGTATCCGGCAGCACGCCCTGCAACGGCGGCACGATCATCGCGCCGACGAAGGTGGACAGCACCAG
It includes:
- the nuoN gene encoding NADH-quinone oxidoreductase subunit NuoN, translated to MTITPQQLIALLPLLIVGLTVVVVMLGIAWRRDHFINATLTVIGLNLALLSLYFVGQAGPMDVTPLLRVDGYSMFYTGLVLLASLATCTFAYPWLVGYPDNREEFYLLVLIAAMGGILLASANHLASLFIGIELISLPLFGLVGYAYRQKRPLEAAIKYMLLSAAASSFLLFGMALLYAESGDLSLAGLGKSLQENMMHQPLILAGMGMMIVGLGFKLSLVPFQLWTPDVYQGAPAPVSTFLATASKIAIFAVVMRLFLYAPAADNEALRMVLSIIAFCSILFGNLMAISQTNIKRLLGYSSIAHLGYLLVALIAVQTHQLSLETAGVYLAGYLFSSLGAFGVVSLMSSPYRGPDADSLFSYRGLFWHKPILSAVMTVMMLSLAGIPMTLGFIGKFFVIAMGVSAHLWWLTGAVVVGSAIGLYYYLRVTVSLFLSAPESLQRDTPNNWALTAGGVVVLISAALVLLLGVYPQPLISLVQMAQPTF
- the elaB gene encoding stress response protein ElaB, producing the protein MARHTDAEQTTLDDDLRMLTETLEEVLQYTGDRADQAYVDIKSHAEQALSEVKARWANTGESYYARAKEAVHRTDDYVRDKPWHSVGIGATVGLVLGLLLARK
- a CDS encoding MFS transporter; amino-acid sequence: MSENTAIQDTVPKNAQASRMGILLFLALALMSALLNSSAPTPLYPLYQQQLALSSVSLTVVYGAYAAGVLIALFGVGNLSGKVKDLRSMIVPALLVVLSGALLFARADTFAMMLMARLLAGVGTGALTGAANIALVRFGPRDGGKNAALIATLSFTTGLALGPIFSGIALQTGFHPTTLPFVFIMVIAAVAALGVMFSWPRGVVTAPTHATPAATEKSSLLDGLRATGGKFYVCAGALFICWALAASILAIGPSVAETLLGLHARGVFGYAIAVYLLIAGISQILSRRLNARHSLLFGCLAQVLAAVVFAVAIQWHSLWLAAAGLVVAGYAYGAIFVGSATLVNLISPPASHARLLSLFYVIAYIANWVPILLGIVVDRVDLQQATHLLFLSSTTVCLLLAWMTVRAGFPR
- the nuoM gene encoding NADH-quinone oxidoreductase subunit M, with protein sequence MLLPWLILIPFIGGLLCWQLERFGTKVPRWIALIAMGLTLALSLQLWMQGGYTLTTPKGIPQWQSEFLLPWIPRFGISIHLALDGLSLLMVVLTGLLGVLAILCSWREIQKYQGFFHLNLLWILGGVIGVFLAIDMFLFFFFWEMMLVPMYFLIALWGHKASDGKTRITAATKFFIYTQASGLVMLIAILGLVFVHYNATGVWTFDYEDLLQTPMSHNVQYLLMLGFFIAFAVKMPVVPLHGWLPDAHSQAPTAGSVDLAGILLKTAAYGLLRFSLPLFPEASHEFAPIAMWLGVIGIFYGAWMAFAQTDIKRLIAYTSVSHMGFVLIAIYTGSQLAYQGAVIQMIAHGLSAAGMFIICGQLYERLHTRDMRQMGGLWGRIKFIPALSLFFAVATLGMPGTGNFVGEFMILFGSYQVVPVITVISTFGLVFASVYSLIMMQRAYYGAPKSDQPLQGMTARELFIILLLVVLLVLLGVYPQPILDTSNAAMSNVQHWFGSSVSAISTTRP
- the idnO gene encoding gluconate 5-dehydrogenase translates to MNNLFSLDNKIVLITGASRGIGFLLARGLAQQGAHILVNATTEEHARHAAERLREEGLRADAAAFDVTDSQAVQAAIDRIEADIGAIDVLINNAGIQRRHPFTEFPEQDWDDIIAVNQKAVFIVSQTVARYMVPRRRGKIVNIGSMQSELGRDTITPYAASKGAVKMLTRGMCVELARYNIQVNGIAPGYFKTEMTQTLADDPAFTAWLTQRTPAARWGDPQELIGAAVFLAADASAFVNGQLLFVDGGMSAAV
- a CDS encoding helix-turn-helix domain-containing protein — translated: MAKLQYIHDDSGQPLYVVLPLDEYKRLVRQQEDYEPLPYHADKHDDETVPHEVVSIMLDQDVSLIAAWRIFRGLSQYDVAEKLGTTQSAVSQWEAPHSKPQKKTREKLAVLYRCQPAQMTL
- a CDS encoding type II toxin-antitoxin system RelE family toxin, with amino-acid sequence MAKISWSRKALKQLMTLPSQNRLAIAHKVELLGTFPTVRLDIKKLHGTDNQYRLRAGNYRIIFEIVDDEPVVCLIQQVKRRTSTTY
- a CDS encoding DUF1097 domain-containing protein, whose amino-acid sequence is MNVLFAIAVTTGILSGVWGWVAVSLGLIGWAGFLGCTAYFACPQGGLKGLVIGALTCCSGVFWAMAIIHGSELAPQWNLLGYLLTGVVAFLMCIQAKQQWLGFVPGTFIGACATFAGGGDWPLVTLSLLVGLLFGYAMKNSGLWWAARSEKARATPPMGSNAGSNGAAE
- a CDS encoding LysR family transcriptional regulator, translated to MMNWDDARFFLAVARCGTLRKAASQLHVDQATVGRRLSAFEDALGSKLFIRTPKSFALSPLGEEMLADVMKMENAVQAINRKAASGDESLNGNVRIATTDTLAEAFVMPALQDLRERYPAITVTLLTALNIADISYHGADLAIRGARPDDDELIIKRLATIEMGLYASQHYLARRGMPVRGEQLRGHDLLMFPRELVPRHWNNFCGEALHEPNVVLQCNSQLLLRSATRSGLGIGLLSAFLADKDPELVRLLPENKDWVDIWLVLHPDLQRAARVRAVVQALETSFSAHYG
- the idnD gene encoding L-idonate 5-dehydrogenase; translated protein: MKIQTQSCVVNGKRDVAVIAQEVDYRGQGTLVKISRGGICGSDLHYFQEGKVGNFQVRQPMVLGHEVIGEVVASDSPRLPVGQKVALNPSKPCGQCKYCLAQQSNQCVEMRFFGSAMYFPHVDGAFTQYKVVDSAQCVPYGADRDDRVMVFAEPLAVAIHAAKQPGDVTGKKVFVSGVGPIGCLLVAALKALGAAEIVCADLSPRCLAIARQMGADRCLHAADDDVSDYQQGKGYFDVAFEVAGHPQSLQRCLEITRAKGTVVQVGMGGSFPDFPLMLLIAKELNLLGSFRFVAEFALAVAWLADGVVDPLPLLSAEFASGQLAQALEFAGDKRQAAKVQLVF
- a CDS encoding LacI family DNA-binding transcriptional regulator, with amino-acid sequence MKHPRVTLQDIAQLAGVTKMTVSRFLRTPEKVAAGTAERIAQVMRELNVTGADAAQAGRKPRLGVLIPSFNNQIFADLLAGIESVTQARGYQTLVMNYDYSPQREEEQIAQLLSYPIAGLILTDSAHTLRAETYLGAAKIPLAQVMDLDAPPGRIAVGFDNEQAGYDMTEALLASGKRHIVYFGAMSDARDNKRYRGYCRAMAAQGQMPRQIAPHRVSSVSIGADMLAMARERYPQLDGILCTNDDLAVGVLQACLRLGVRVPQEVALSGFHGLDIGQATTPSIASVITPRFDMGKTAAEMLLLRIAGEPCAERHDLHYRLSLGGTV